In the Leptotrichia sp. oral taxon 212 genome, one interval contains:
- the murD gene encoding UDP-N-acetylmuramoyl-L-alanine--D-glutamate ligase — MKKAVVFGAGLSGHGAKELLEKNGYEVYLVDDKNGIPSKEAIDLLDKEKIEFIVKSPGIPWKVELLVKAENKNIKIISEIDLAYKYMNKNIKIISFTGTNGKTTTATKMYELMEYSGKKVKLAGNAGYSFAKLVADEEDLEYIVLELSSYQLENNPQVHSYIAGIINLTPDHLARYDSVEDYYITKFNIFARQTEQDFALINQDDEVFQKLYDEKKLWKNIKAEKVYMSKEKKGNIFVMDGIIYTMKDLEKKAEEIKDEELHKYAEPLVSVRELSLKGKHNLENMLFLIGAAKLLEIPNEQTAEFLKTTKALEHRLENFFIRKNTIFINDSKGTNVESTLKAIDSFDNSIILICGGDDKKISNKELVERIKQRVDSVYLIGDNAPLLIKDMEEIGYKNYRNMGTLENILDYFKENMDFSKEQTVLFSPATSSFCQFKNFEHRGRVFKELTEKLLGY; from the coding sequence ATGAAAAAGGCTGTAGTATTCGGTGCTGGATTGAGTGGACATGGAGCCAAGGAATTATTAGAAAAAAATGGTTATGAAGTATATCTGGTAGATGATAAAAATGGAATACCTTCAAAAGAAGCGATTGATCTTCTGGATAAGGAAAAGATAGAATTTATTGTAAAAAGCCCTGGTATTCCATGGAAGGTGGAATTGCTTGTAAAAGCTGAAAACAAAAATATAAAAATAATTTCTGAAATAGATTTGGCGTATAAATACATGAATAAAAATATAAAGATTATATCTTTTACAGGGACAAATGGAAAAACAACAACAGCCACTAAAATGTATGAACTGATGGAATATTCAGGAAAAAAAGTTAAACTTGCAGGGAATGCGGGATATTCCTTTGCAAAACTTGTAGCTGACGAGGAAGATCTTGAATATATAGTTTTGGAATTAAGCAGCTACCAGCTTGAAAATAATCCTCAGGTACATTCGTATATTGCCGGAATAATAAATCTTACTCCTGATCACCTTGCAAGATACGATTCTGTTGAAGATTACTACATTACAAAATTTAATATTTTTGCGAGACAGACAGAACAGGATTTTGCACTGATTAATCAAGATGATGAGGTTTTTCAGAAATTATATGATGAAAAGAAATTGTGGAAAAATATAAAAGCGGAAAAAGTTTATATGAGCAAAGAAAAAAAAGGTAACATCTTTGTCATGGACGGAATAATCTATACAATGAAAGATCTTGAAAAAAAAGCTGAAGAAATTAAAGATGAAGAGCTGCATAAATATGCCGAACCTCTTGTATCTGTTCGGGAACTTTCTTTGAAAGGTAAACATAATCTTGAAAATATGCTGTTTTTAATAGGAGCTGCAAAATTATTGGAAATTCCCAATGAACAGACAGCTGAATTTTTAAAAACAACAAAGGCTTTGGAACATCGTCTTGAAAACTTTTTTATCAGGAAAAATACAATTTTTATAAATGACTCAAAAGGAACTAATGTTGAGTCAACATTAAAAGCCATAGATTCTTTTGATAATTCGATTATACTGATTTGTGGAGGAGACGATAAGAAAATATCCAATAAAGAATTAGTTGAAAGAATAAAGCAAAGAGTAGATTCTGTTTATTTAATAGGGGATAATGCTCCTTTACTTATAAAGGACATGGAAGAAATAGGATATAAAAATTATAGAAATATGGGGACTTTAGAAAATATACTTGATTATTTTAAAGAAAATATGGATTTTTCTAAGGAACAGACGGTACTGTTTTCCCCTGCAACGTCAAGTTTCTGTCAATTTAAAAATTTTGAACATAGGGGGAGAGTCTTTAAAGAATTGACAGAAAAACTTTTAGGATATTAA
- the murG gene encoding undecaprenyldiphospho-muramoylpentapeptide beta-N-acetylglucosaminyltransferase, whose product MKKVVFTTGGTGGHIYPALSIARKLREKNTEILFIGTKHRMEKELIPNENFKFIGLDVLPLKSIISFFKMAGAVFKTIGILKKEKPTEIIGFGNYITIPVLVAAIVLRIPYYLQEQNCTMGQANKYFYRWAKKVFIAFENTLDSVPEKYKSKFVVTGNPLREEFYTKNKNEERKNLEIGEDEKVILVIGGSLGAKSINEAVIKNWEKIISDEKIKLFWGTGKDNFEEDTYRMKNFGNSVVKPYFNNVADIMSASDLVICRAGASTISELIQLEKPSILIPYDFVGQKENADVLEYVNGAKIFTNETADKAVEEALNLVKQDEMLEFMKENIEKLKKGNASDTIIEEMGL is encoded by the coding sequence ATGAAAAAAGTAGTATTTACAACAGGAGGAACAGGAGGACATATATATCCTGCATTATCTATTGCGAGAAAATTAAGGGAAAAAAATACAGAAATATTGTTTATAGGAACAAAGCATAGAATGGAAAAGGAACTGATACCGAATGAAAATTTTAAATTTATAGGACTTGATGTACTTCCTCTGAAATCCATAATTTCTTTTTTTAAAATGGCAGGAGCTGTATTTAAGACAATAGGAATACTGAAGAAAGAAAAGCCGACAGAAATAATAGGTTTTGGAAATTATATAACAATACCTGTTCTTGTAGCGGCCATAGTATTAAGAATACCTTATTACCTACAGGAACAGAACTGTACAATGGGTCAGGCAAATAAATATTTTTACAGATGGGCTAAGAAAGTATTTATAGCTTTTGAGAATACTCTGGACAGCGTACCTGAAAAGTATAAATCAAAATTTGTTGTAACTGGAAATCCGTTAAGGGAAGAATTCTACACTAAAAATAAGAATGAAGAAAGAAAAAATCTTGAAATAGGAGAAGATGAAAAGGTTATACTTGTAATCGGAGGAAGTTTGGGAGCTAAAAGCATAAATGAAGCAGTCATAAAAAATTGGGAAAAAATAATTTCAGATGAAAAAATAAAGTTATTCTGGGGAACAGGAAAAGATAATTTTGAAGAAGATACATACAGAATGAAAAATTTTGGAAATTCAGTAGTTAAGCCATATTTTAATAATGTTGCCGATATAATGTCAGCATCAGATTTAGTAATATGCAGGGCAGGAGCTTCGACAATTTCTGAACTTATTCAGCTGGAAAAGCCGTCAATACTTATTCCTTATGACTTTGTTGGACAGAAGGAAAATGCTGATGTTCTGGAATATGTGAACGGAGCAAAGATATTTACAAACGAAACTGCAGATAAGGCGGTCGAGGAAGCGCTGAATCTTGTAAAACAGGATGAAATGCTGGAATTTATGAAGGAAAATATAGAAAAGCTTAAAAAAGGAAATGCATCTGATACAATAATAGAGGAAATGGGACTATAA
- a CDS encoding FtsW/RodA/SpoVE family cell cycle protein, translating into MKNRRMLGTTLIIVMIILMGLSIAMIASVSFPRGYKEFKNNYYFVIRQFVWFGVGTGIFFFTSRFKYTWYKKIKLHLYILGLGFLVAVLFSREVNGATRWFSFSGFNMQPSEMAKLIIIIYLAGIIDFCEKRKIRPEKLGFFLRLLIPLLVYIILIIAEKAFSSTVQITLIGMSMIFVSGVNIIQFLTTCLIIGGAGIISVMSTPYRMKRFMGFKSSELSYQVEQSLIAIGSGKLIGKFYGNGLQKFFYLPEIHTDYIFSGYAEEMGFIGSIILILIYIILLLVILITLAEKKDRYAKYILTGIFVMFSSQILGNIAVVLNIVPSTGIPLPLLSYGGSTTIVTMAALGIVYNIIKSLYIEKEQERLKEEEIVEKN; encoded by the coding sequence TTGAAAAATAGAAGAATGTTAGGAACGACTCTTATAATTGTAATGATAATTTTAATGGGTCTGAGTATTGCTATGATAGCAAGCGTAAGCTTTCCAAGAGGGTATAAGGAATTTAAAAATAACTATTATTTTGTAATACGGCAGTTTGTCTGGTTTGGAGTTGGAACTGGAATTTTCTTTTTTACTTCAAGATTTAAATATACATGGTATAAAAAGATAAAGTTGCATTTGTATATACTTGGGCTGGGATTTCTTGTAGCTGTTCTTTTTTCGAGGGAAGTAAATGGAGCCACAAGATGGTTTTCATTTTCAGGATTTAATATGCAGCCATCGGAAATGGCAAAATTGATAATAATAATATATTTGGCAGGGATAATAGATTTCTGTGAAAAAAGAAAAATAAGACCTGAAAAGCTTGGCTTTTTTCTTAGATTGTTAATTCCGTTACTGGTATATATAATTCTTATTATAGCTGAGAAAGCATTCAGTAGTACTGTTCAAATTACTCTTATAGGTATGTCAATGATATTTGTTTCAGGAGTAAATATCATTCAATTTCTCACTACATGCTTAATTATAGGAGGCGCAGGAATAATAAGTGTAATGAGTACACCGTACAGAATGAAAAGATTTATGGGATTTAAGTCTTCTGAACTGAGTTATCAGGTAGAACAGTCGCTCATAGCAATAGGAAGTGGAAAACTTATCGGTAAGTTTTATGGAAATGGATTGCAGAAGTTTTTCTATCTTCCGGAAATTCATACAGACTATATATTTTCAGGTTATGCTGAAGAAATGGGATTCATAGGTTCGATAATCCTTATTCTGATTTATATTATCCTGCTATTAGTAATTTTAATAACATTAGCTGAAAAAAAGGATAGGTATGCAAAATATATTTTAACTGGAATATTTGTGATGTTTTCCTCACAAATATTGGGAAATATAGCAGTTGTATTAAATATAGTTCCTTCAACAGGTATACCGTTACCTCTGTTAAGCTATGGAGGGAGTACGACAATTGTAACAATGGCAGCATTAGGAATAGTGTATAATATTATAAAGTCACTGTACATAGAGAAGGAACAGGAAAGGCTTAAGGAAGAAGAAATAGTAGAGAAAAATTAG